A DNA window from Drosophila virilis strain 15010-1051.87 chromosome 4, Dvir_AGI_RSII-ME, whole genome shotgun sequence contains the following coding sequences:
- the LOC6627628 gene encoding uncharacterized protein, whose product MYMKTLIISVVIALTCVQLANSLTCYTCTSAADCKKPRKTTCSNAAASETSSFLEVYHQNVRNLSSYRFDCLALRYTYANNNSVVHQLHGCVHPDVGACTLALKPQYAYSWNKARCTICSGNKCNKNPAGKLSSSVYTIAATVISLMLAKIYA is encoded by the exons ATGTATATGAAAACGTTGATTATAAGTGTAGTGATTGCTCTCACCTGCGTGCAGTTGG CCAACTCCTTGACGTGTTACACCTGCACTAGCGCAGCTGATTGCAAAAAACCAAGGAAAACCACTTGCTCCAATGCTGCTGCCAGTGAGACGAGCAGCTTTTTAGAAGTTTATCATCAGAATGTGCGCAATCTAAGTAGCTACAGATTCGATTGTCTTGCTCTTAGGTATACCTATGCGAATA ATAACTCAGTGGTTCATCAGCTACATGGTTGTGTTCATCCAGATGTGGGCGCCTGCACTTTGGCACTTAAGCCCCAATATGCATATAGCTGGAATAAGGCAAGGTGCACCATCTGCTCTGGCAACAAGTGCAACAAGAATCCAGCTGGCAAGCTGAGCAGCAGTGTCTACACAATTGCGGCCACAGTGATATCTCTAATGCTGGCCAAGATCTATGCTTAA
- the LOC6627627 gene encoding uncharacterized protein, with protein sequence MWTKLIFGLVLAAFASLQFVNSLTCYNCISPDDCRNPSTQVCSNATADATSRWLNTIHSNVPTVSGSNSFKCMNLTYYYQANLSKTHEYLGCYHPAISVCQLNVNATQGSTWSRGCSTCDWDKCNRNPAATFSKSTYTIMASAITLILVKFAV encoded by the exons atgtggaCGAAGCTGATTTTTGGTCTGGTGCTAGCAGCCTTTGCAAGCCTACAGTTTG TAAACAGCCTTACCTGCTACAACTGCATCTCACCTGACGACTGTCGCAATCCCAGCACCCAAGTCTGCAGTAATGCAACAGCCGACGCCACCAGCCGCTGGTTGAACACCATCCATAGTAATGTGCCCACCGTGAGTGGGAGCAATAGCTTCAAGTGCATGAACCTCACCTATTACTATCAAGCAA ACCTAAGCAAGACTCATGAATATCTGGGCTGCTATCATCCCGCAATTTCGGTGTGTCAACTGAACGTTAATGCAACTCAGGGCAGTACCTGGAGCAGGGGCTGCAGCACCTGTGATTGGGACAAATGCAATCGCAATCCTGCAGCCACTTTTAGCAAAAGCACCTATACCATTATGGCTTCAGCTATTACTCTGATCCTAGTTAAATTTGCCGTATAG
- the Try29F gene encoding trypsin-1, whose protein sequence is MSHNRKTLLLPLLFACIGCLAVPPPAASQLRLRLDGRIVGGIEVTIEDYPYQISLQRNYHMCGGSLIADGWALTAAHCVENANVQSLRVRIGATRKDRGGVLADIQRVHRHPKYDPRIIDYDFALLELAQYNATNITQAFVQLPKQNEDIEDGTPVTITGWGNTQSAQESTDVLRAVTVPKVNQTQCTLAYDSFGNITDRMLCAGLQEGGKDACQGDSGGPLAAHGKLWGVVSWGFGCAKPEYPGVYSRVAAVRDWIVSVSGV, encoded by the coding sequence ATGTCGCATAACCGGAAGACGCTGCTCCTACCGCTACTGTTTGCCTGCATCGGCTGCTTGGCTGTGCCGCCGCCGGCGGCGTCACAACTGCGCCTGCGACTGGATGGACGCATTGTGGGTGGCATTGAGGTGACCATTGAGGATTATCCATATCAAATATCGCTCCAGCGCAATTATCACATGTGTGGCGGCTCCTTGATAGCTGATGGCTGGGCACTGACTGCTGCCCACTGCGTTGAGAACGCCAACGTGCAATCCCTTCGGGTGCGCATTGGCGCCACGCGCAAGGATAGAGGCGGAGTCCTGGCGGACATACAGCGCGTTCATCGCCATCCCAAATACGATCCCCGCATTATTGACTATGACTTTGCGCTGTTGGAGCTGGCCCAGTATAATGCCACAAATATAACGCAGGCGTTTGTGCAGTTGCCCAAGCAGAATGAAGATATTGAGGATGGGACGCCCGTCACCATTACGGGCTGGGGCAACACCCAAAGTGCGCAGGAATCGACGGATGTGCTGCGCGCCGTTACCGTGCCCAAGGTGAATCAGACGCAGTGCACGTTGGCCTACGATAGTTTTGGTAATATTACGGATCGTATGTTGTGCGCGGGTCTCCAGGAGGGCGGCAAGGATGCGTGCCAAGGGGATTCGGGTGGTCCGCTGGCTGCCCATGGCAAACTGTGGGGCGTCGTTTCGTGGGGATTTGGCTGTGCGAAGCCCGAATATCCAGGTGTTTATTCCAGAGTAGCAGCAGTCAGAGATTGGATTGTTTCAGTTAGTGGAGTTTAA
- the LOC6627418 gene encoding UPF0585 protein CG18661 isoform X2: MSFTRPFKRLLHASTLCSARKRTHPSADRNSQPISEALILQVDKKTPNLRLLEIASGSGQHAGFLAPLLPNISFQTTEYSRHDFDSINAYAEDCVTGNICPPLFVDISQELHQWEADTVKQVKPASYDYMLNCNMMHISPWACSEGLFRAAGQLLKTGGKLFTYGPYAQDGQLTPQSNVDFDADLRRRNASWGIRDIRDLKQLAAVNGLQLDRVTDMPSNNKFLTWLKL, encoded by the exons ATGAG TTTCACACGACCTTTTAAACGTTTATTGCACGCGTCCACGCTTTGCAGCGCTAGAAAACGTACACATCCATCGGCAGATCGCAATTCGCAGCCGATATCGGAGGCCCTGATCCTGCAGGTGGATAAGAAAACACCCAACTTGCGGCTGCTTGAGATTGCCTCTGGTTCGGGTCAGCACGCTGGCTTTTTGGCGCCTTTGCTACCGAATATAAGTTTTCAAACTACGGAATATTCACGCCACGATTTCGACTCAATTAACGCTTATGCCGAGGACTGTGTCACGGGTAACATTTGCCCGCCACTCTTTGTTGACATTTCGCAGGAGCTGCATCAATGGGAAGCGGACACTGTGAAGCAGGTGAAGCCTGCCAGCTACGATTACATGCTGAACTGCAACATGATGCACATTAGCCCATGGGCATGCTCCGAGGGTCTGTTTCGTGCTGCCGGCCAGCTGCTTAAGACTGGCGGCAAACTGTTCACCTATGGACCCTATGCGCAGGATGGCCAGTTGACGCCCCAAAGCAATGTAGACTTTGATGCAGACTTAAGGCGTCGCAACGCATCGTGGGGCATCAGGGATATCAGGGATCTGAAACAGTTGGCGGCTGTGAATGGTTTGCAGTTGGATCGAGTGACCGATATGCCGTCCAACAATAAATTCCTGACTTGGCTTAAACT ATAA
- the LOC6627418 gene encoding UPF0585 protein CG18661 isoform X1, translating into MSFTRPFKRLLHASTLCSARKRTHPSADRNSQPISEALILQVDKKTPNLRLLEIASGSGQHAGFLAPLLPNISFQTTEYSRHDFDSINAYAEDCVTGNICPPLFVDISQELHQWEADTVKQVKPASYDYMLNCNMMHISPWACSEGLFRAAGQLLKTGGKLFTYGPYAQDGQLTPQSNVDFDADLRRRNASWGIRDIRDLKQLAAVNGLQLDRVTDMPSNNKFLTWLKL; encoded by the exons ATGAG TTTCACACGACCTTTTAAACGTTTATTGCACGCGTCCACGCTTTGCAGCGCTAGAAAACGTACACATCCATCGGCAGATCGCAATTCGCAGCCGATATCGGAGGCCCTGATCCTGCAGGTGGATAAGAAAACACCCAACTTGCGGCTGCTTGAGATTGCCTCTGGTTCGGGTCAGCACGCTGGCTTTTTGGCGCCTTTGCTACCGAATATAAGTTTTCAAACTACGGAATATTCACGCCACGATTTCGACTCAATTAACGCTTATGCCGAGGACTGTGTCACGGGTAACATTTGCCCGCCACTCTTTGTTGACATTTCGCAGGAGCTGCATCAATGGGAAGCGGACACTGTGAAGCAGGTGAAGCCTGCCAGCTACGATTACATGCTGAACTGCAACATGATGCACATTAGCCCATGGGCATGCTCCGAGGGTCTGTTTCGTGCTGCCGGCCAGCTGCTTAAGACTGGCGGCAAACTGTTCACCTATGGACCCTATGCGCAGGATGGCCAGTTGACGCCCCAAAGCAATGTAGACTTTGATGCAGACTTAAGGCGTCGCAACGCATCGTGGGGCATCAGGGATATCAGGGATCTGAAACAGTTGGCGGCTGTGAATGGTTTGCAGTTGGATCGAGTGACCGATATGCCGTCCAACAATAAATTCCTGACTTGGCTTAAACTGTAA